Genomic DNA from Candidatus Edwardsbacteria bacterium:
TGTTGTTTCATTTTAAATAACCTGCTTTGCTACTATATGTTCCATGTTCTAATAATTTTCTCACTTTGCCAGCTTCTCTTCCAACAAGATCCTCTTATCCGGAGTGGCAATGAAGATCAAAACCATATCGGCCGCCAGTTTCATCATGGGATCGGGATTGTAGTCGTAATCCTCACTGCCCAAAAGCTTAGCCGATATTGCCAGCACCCCGGTCTCCTTATGTACATCCAACAGGGTCCTTCCGATGAAGCCGGAGTTTTTGGGCACCTGGAACTCCTCCACCCGCATGGCGTCATGCTTTTTGCTCCTCAGCATGGTGTCCAGGAAAGATACCGTCGCCGGGCGCACCAGCTCCGAGGCGATCCGCATCCCGCCGATCATATTGGGCGAGACTAGGTGCGAAGCCCCAGCGTTGACGAACTTGTGCCGGGTGGCGGGATTGTTGAAGCGCGAAGCGATTTTGATGTCTTTGTTCAAATCCTTGGCCGCCACCACTAAGTAGAGGTTCTCCTTGTCGCTCTCCAGCGCTGCTATCAGGGCCTGGGCTTTTTTGATCCCGGCCTCCAACAGAACATTGTCATCGGTGGGGTCCCCCACCACCGCCACCACATCGGGGATCTCCTTGCGGATGGCGTCCAGCGCCTGGGGGCTTTCGTCGATGACCACAAATGGCCGCTTGGTTTCCTTTAATTCGCGGGCGATATAAACCCCGATATCCTTGGCCCCGCAGATTATGTAATGCTTGTCCATTCTCTTTATCCTCTTCAGTAATTTTCGCAACTGGAAGAATTTATTCAGCCGGCCCTCTATCAAAAAGGCGGTGAAATTGGATACGGCATAGGCCACCCCGATCATATAGATGAATATCAGGGCGATGTTGACCACGGTCAACAGCCGGCTGCCCTGGGTGCCAATCATGTCCTCGTAGCCGATGGTGGAGATGGTGATGGCCACCATATACAGGCTCTTCAGCAGGGTAATATCCTTGCCCTCCATCCGGGCCAGTCCATAAAGCAAAAAGGAGGATAATATCACCAGCAGTGCGATGAACGCTATCGGCCAGATTATTTTTTTAAATTCTTTATTCATAACTATGGCTTATTTCTTTTTCAATCCGAAAAAATTCTTTATATTCTGCAGGATCTTATTGGAAGAGAGGGTCTCGCCTTCGAAGGCTGCCTTGGCGCCGGATCTCTCCAGGGCTTCCAGGTCCTGCCTCTGATGTTCCTCCAGGTTTTTGGACAACTTTTCCGCAATCCGGGCGTTCTTCTCCAGAATGGGAGCAAACCGCTCTTTCTCAATCTCAAAAACCACCGTATCGGTATCAGCTGTAATGGTGGCCCGCCGGGGTGAGCCGGTCAACAATGAAAAATCCCCGAAAAACATACCCTGCTCCATATGGATTACCGGCACCTGTCTCCCCTTCCGGTCGCGGATAGATACTGAAATTCTGCCTTTCTCTATCACAAACAGGGAATTGCCCGGATCGCCCTGCCGCACCAAGATCTCCCCCCTGGCAAACAGCATCGGCTTAAGGCCGACGGACAGGATTCGGATCTCCCTCTCCGGAACAGAGTCAAACAAGGGTAGGTTTTTTAACCTTTCAAATATCTCCCCTTCCTGAAGGCTGGGTGCCTCCTGTCTGATGCGGACATCTCTGAT
This window encodes:
- a CDS encoding potassium channel protein; translation: MNKEFKKIIWPIAFIALLVILSSFLLYGLARMEGKDITLLKSLYMVAITISTIGYEDMIGTQGSRLLTVVNIALIFIYMIGVAYAVSNFTAFLIEGRLNKFFQLRKLLKRIKRMDKHYIICGAKDIGVYIARELKETKRPFVVIDESPQALDAIRKEIPDVVAVVGDPTDDNVLLEAGIKKAQALIAALESDKENLYLVVAAKDLNKDIKIASRFNNPATRHKFVNAGASHLVSPNMIGGMRIASELVRPATVSFLDTMLRSKKHDAMRVEEFQVPKNSGFIGRTLLDVHKETGVLAISAKLLGSEDYDYNPDPMMKLAADMVLIFIATPDKRILLEEKLAK